The genomic stretch CGAGGGAGTAGACAGTGAAGAAAAATTTGAAAAATTAGTCGCGCTGGGCGTCAAAAACTTTCAGGGATATTATTTATCACGAGCCGTGAAAGAGGACGAGTTAGATCGCATGGTCAGAATTTTTAGTTAAGAAAAAAAATAAAGCCCCGAAGGGCCTTTTATTATTTTCGACCCAACAGCAGGCCGAGAACAATACCTACCGCACCTGCGGCGATGAGGCCGGTGAGGGGATTATTTCTGACAGCTTCAGTGACGTCGGAAACGGCATCGCTGGCCTGCGCGGCATATTTTTTAGCCGCACCTTTTACCTGATGCTTTGGT from Enterobacter dykesii encodes the following:
- a CDS encoding DUF883 family protein, translated to MSDFGTDKNTQFAEDKAKNKFDELAGSAQQQFGEFVDSPKHQVKGAAKKYAAQASDAVSDVTEAVRNNPLTGLIAAGAVGIVLGLLLGRK